In Chloracidobacterium sp., the following proteins share a genomic window:
- a CDS encoding flavin reductase family protein, translating to MSVSEHEFRDALSRFASGVSVVTTRDASGRCHGITVSAFCSVSLDPRLVLICIEKATASHYAFHVSGAFIVNVLDATQQDISEQFAAPAADKFADREFDSGIEEIPRLRAALASIECRIVTAHDGGDHTIFVGSVERVSARDGDPLIYFHHEYGSSAAF from the coding sequence CACGAATTTCGGGATGCTCTATCAAGATTTGCGAGCGGGGTCAGCGTCGTAACCACACGCGACGCCTCGGGCCGCTGCCACGGAATCACCGTTTCGGCATTCTGCTCGGTGTCGCTCGACCCGCGATTAGTTCTTATCTGCATCGAAAAGGCGACGGCAAGTCATTACGCATTTCACGTATCAGGAGCATTCATCGTTAATGTCCTCGACGCAACGCAGCAGGACATATCCGAGCAGTTTGCTGCACCGGCGGCAGACAAATTTGCTGACAGGGAGTTCGATTCCGGCATCGAAGAAATACCGCGTCTCAGGGCCGCGTTAGCGTCTATAGAATGCCGCATCGTGACTGCTCATGACGGCGGCGATCACACGATCTTTGTCGGCTCGGTCGAGCGCGTTAGTGCCCGTGATGGTGATCCGCTGATCTACTTTCATCATGAGTACGGCTCTTCGGCCGCGTTTTAG
- a CDS encoding adenosylcobalamin-dependent ribonucleoside-diphosphate reductase, producing MSTVFESAINTFLDKNGVGNGNGTGTATARSMSPLGLNAQKVVAKRYSLRDETGEPFETWTDIVNRVVGHVSRAETDPAQRNLFFNDMTAVMLAREFVPNTPCLVNAGKPKGQLAACFVLNVPDSIEGIMEHAQNVAIIHQTGGGTGMTYEFLRPAGSMVNSTRGVASGPVSFMNIVNQTTEVVKQGGVRRGANMGILSVEHPDILRFIHAKNDQTSLTNFNISVTVTDLFMDAVDNGAWFQTEFDGEPWTQTVFDSVTGKDYVVYRRPDGSTATFADKLAFETSDLSDCTIEEPPMPGMVFAPDVWNRIIASAHKYAEPGIIFIDEVNRHNHMMASMGPIFACNPCGEQQLHFNNSCNLGSIDVAKFYTTTTDGDGIVDWARLSRVTQLCTRFLDNVVDAGHFPLPEIDDVVKRTRPVGLGIMGFADLCLKLDVTYGSDESLDLMEKVMGFVRRESWLASLRLGQEKGVFPEFEANREAYDRFIYEDIGIPRDIPLTPRNYEVTTIAPTGTISLVAETSSGIEPNFSWAYVRQDTLGTRTYVHSLAAQALGIDVDQTSETSIKEAAEYVVEHESDLPAEFISAMKISSEQHVRVLAAAQRHVDNAISKTCNGATNDTVESVDSLYHLARELGCKAVSYYRDGSREGQVLNSMKKEAQAPQGPEDRTDTADFAASPNPNIESSRRVLRPRELQGSTWRIPFDGQNLYVTVNHDGQQILEVFVAGSISAGVGLLASKMLRGGFDVDEVAHSLNKVIGTHAVWFNERLLTSPEQAVAECLLLVDRRLKNLPESARMIGKTMASETSMSTMVGQCPECRGQLEHASGCDTCRDCGYSKCK from the coding sequence ATGAGCACAGTTTTCGAATCGGCGATAAACACATTTCTCGACAAGAATGGCGTCGGCAATGGCAATGGCACCGGAACCGCAACGGCACGCTCGATGTCGCCGTTGGGCCTGAATGCCCAAAAGGTCGTAGCAAAGCGGTATTCCCTTCGAGATGAGACCGGCGAACCGTTTGAGACCTGGACCGATATTGTCAATCGCGTCGTCGGTCATGTATCGAGAGCCGAGACTGACCCGGCACAGCGAAACCTGTTCTTCAATGACATGACTGCCGTCATGCTCGCACGAGAGTTCGTCCCCAATACGCCTTGTCTGGTAAATGCGGGCAAGCCAAAAGGGCAGCTAGCGGCGTGCTTTGTACTCAATGTCCCGGATTCGATCGAGGGCATTATGGAGCATGCCCAGAACGTCGCGATCATTCATCAGACAGGTGGCGGAACGGGCATGACCTATGAATTCCTGAGGCCGGCCGGCTCGATGGTGAATTCGACGCGCGGTGTGGCATCAGGGCCGGTCTCGTTCATGAACATCGTCAATCAGACAACGGAAGTCGTAAAGCAAGGCGGCGTCCGCCGCGGCGCGAATATGGGAATTCTCAGCGTCGAGCATCCCGATATTCTCCGCTTTATTCACGCTAAGAACGACCAAACGAGCCTGACGAATTTCAATATCTCTGTTACGGTGACAGACCTCTTTATGGATGCTGTGGACAACGGCGCGTGGTTCCAGACCGAGTTTGACGGTGAACCGTGGACACAGACCGTTTTTGACAGCGTAACGGGTAAGGATTATGTCGTGTACCGCCGCCCGGACGGTTCGACAGCTACGTTTGCGGACAAGCTGGCATTCGAGACGTCAGACCTTTCGGACTGTACCATTGAGGAGCCGCCGATGCCCGGCATGGTCTTTGCTCCGGACGTCTGGAATCGAATAATCGCTTCAGCCCACAAATATGCCGAGCCGGGCATCATCTTTATCGACGAGGTCAACCGGCACAATCACATGATGGCCTCGATGGGGCCCATCTTCGCATGTAATCCGTGCGGCGAACAGCAGTTGCACTTTAATAATTCGTGTAATCTCGGTTCGATCGATGTTGCGAAGTTTTATACGACGACGACAGACGGCGACGGCATCGTCGATTGGGCCCGCCTGTCGCGCGTGACACAGCTCTGCACCCGATTTCTGGACAATGTGGTCGATGCCGGCCACTTCCCGCTGCCTGAGATCGACGACGTCGTCAAGCGGACTCGCCCCGTCGGCCTCGGCATCATGGGATTTGCTGACCTTTGCCTCAAACTGGACGTCACCTATGGCAGCGACGAATCTCTCGATCTGATGGAGAAGGTCATGGGGTTTGTCCGCCGCGAATCATGGCTGGCATCCCTGCGTCTCGGACAGGAAAAGGGTGTTTTTCCCGAATTCGAAGCCAATCGCGAGGCGTATGACCGGTTCATATACGAAGACATAGGGATCCCGCGCGATATCCCGCTCACCCCGCGCAACTATGAGGTAACGACCATCGCCCCGACAGGCACTATCTCGCTTGTTGCCGAGACCTCGTCTGGCATCGAGCCGAATTTCTCGTGGGCATATGTGCGTCAGGACACGCTGGGGACGAGGACGTATGTCCACTCGCTGGCCGCACAGGCGCTCGGTATCGATGTTGATCAAACGAGTGAGACCTCAATAAAGGAAGCTGCCGAATATGTGGTCGAGCACGAATCGGACCTTCCGGCTGAGTTTATTTCGGCGATGAAGATCAGCTCAGAACAGCACGTTCGAGTGCTTGCGGCTGCCCAGCGGCACGTTGATAATGCTATCTCAAAGACCTGCAACGGAGCGACCAACGACACGGTCGAGTCAGTTGACAGCCTCTATCATCTGGCACGAGAACTCGGCTGCAAGGCTGTGAGCTATTACCGCGACGGTAGCCGCGAGGGACAAGTGCTGAACTCGATGAAGAAGGAAGCACAGGCACCGCAAGGCCCCGAGGACCGAACGGATACAGCTGATTTTGCAGCTTCACCTAATCCGAATATAGAAAGCTCACGGCGTGTATTGCGTCCTCGCGAACTCCAGGGCTCGACCTGGCGGATACCTTTCGACGGACAGAACCTATACGTTACGGTAAACCACGACGGCCAACAGATCCTGGAGGTTTTCGTCGCAGGCTCGATCAGTGCCGGCGTAGGCTTGCTCGCGTCAAAGATGCTCCGTGGTGGCTTCGATGTTGATGAGGTCGCCCACAGCCTGAACAAAGTGATCGGCACGCACGCAGTGTGGTTCAATGAGCGTCTGTTGACGTCGCCCGAACAGGCCGTTGCCGAATGTCTCCTGCTTGTCGACCGCCGCCTGAAGAATCTTCCTGAATCGGCGCGAATGATCGGTAAGACTATGGCATCCGAAACGTCAATGTCAACGATGGTAGGCCAATGTCCCGAATGCCGAGGCCAATTGGAGCACGCTTCGGGGTGTGACACCTGCCGCGACTGCGGTTACTCAAAGTGTAAATAG